The Vulcanimicrobium alpinum sequence GTGGCTGGCGGAACTGCAGCCCGAGGCGTTCTGCGAGATCTCACCCGAACTCGCGGTCGAACTGGGCATCCGCAACGGCGACTGGGTGACGATCGAGACGGCGCGCGGCGAGGTGGAGGCCAAGGCGCTCGTCACCGGCCGCGTCGCGCCGTTCAAGATCGGCCCCAAACAATGGGTCCATCAGATCGGGATGCCGATCCACTACGGCTATCAGGGCGTGGTGACGGGCGACGCGGCGAACGTGCTGCCGCCACTCGTCGCCGATCCCAACGTCTCGATCCACGAAGCCAAGGCGTTCACGTGCAACCTGCGCCTGGGGCGCCGCGGCGCGGCGCACGAGGGACCGACGTGGCTCCCCGTCCCCGAGGACGAACGTACGCCGCTCGGCACCCCGCAGCGCGGCGGCCGCGTCGAAGCCGGGACGGCCGAGACGATCGACACCGCGATCACCTCGCCGCAAACGATCATGGAAGCGTCGCAGCGCGTCCACGGCTTCACGGAGAACGAACGGTAGCGATGGACATCGACCTCACCCAGCCCAAGATGGGATTCTTCACCGATGTGACGCTGTGCATCGGATGCAAGGCGTGCGAGGTCGCGTGCAAGCAGTGGAATCAACTGCCGTCCGACGGCTACGCGCTCTCCGGCAACTCGTACGACAACACCAACCGGCTCTCGTCGACGACGTGGCGGCACGTCGCGTTCGTCGAGCAGATGGATCGCGAGACGCCCGCGGCGTCGCGCTGGATGATGATGTCGGACGTCTGCAAGCACTGCACCAACGCCGGCTGTTTCGAGGCGTGTCCGACCGGCGCGATCGTGCGCAACGAGTTCGACGACGTCTACGTGCAGCCCGACATCTGCAACGGCTGCGGCTACTGCGTTCCGTCGTGTCCGTTCGGCGTCGTCGCCGTGCAGCCGAAGGCGGGCGTCGCGCAGAAATGCACGCTCTGCTACGACCGCCAGAAAGACGGGCTCGAGCCCGCATGCGCGAAGTCGTGCCCGACCGACTCGATCACGTTCGGCCCCGTCGACGAACTGCGTGCGAAGGCGCAAGCGCGCGTCGAAGCCCTGCGCGAACGTGGGACCGAGGTGCGCTTGTACGGCGTCGACGGCGAGGAGACGAAGGACGTCGGCCCGCTCAACGCGTTTTTCCTGATCCCCGATCGCCCCGAGGTCTTCAACCTGCCGCCGAAGCCGGTGCTGCCGTCAAGGTTCCAGCCGGCGGCGTATACGGCGGGGCTCGCGGCGGCGCTCGCGATGGCGCTCGTCGGCGCGGCGGTGTTCCGCCCGTCGCGCGAGCGGGCGTAGGGTGGAGACGACGGCCGGCTCGGGACAGCCGCACGGCGTCGCGTTCGGCGCGAGCGGTAACTTCTCGCCCGATGCGGTGGCGGCATCGCTCGCGCGCGGCGACGGCGGCTTCGGCCGCGCGCAAGAGACGTACTACGATCACCCGATCCTGCGCAAGGCGCACTGGCGCTGGGAGATCGTGGGGTACTTCTTCGTCGGCGGCGCGTCGGCCGGAAGCGCCGCGCTCGCGTCGTTCGCATCGCAGAGCGACGACCCGGGCGACCGTCGGCTGGTGCGCAACGCGCGCTACACCGCGCTGATCGGCTCCGCGCTCAGCGGCGCGCTGCTGGTGAAAGATCTCGGCCGGCCCGAGCGCTTTCTGAACATGCTGCGCATCGTCAAGCTGAAGTCGCCGATGTCGGTCGGCGTCTACGCGCTCTCGTCGTTCTCGACGGTGGCGGGGATCGAAGCGGTGCGTCAGGCGCGCGCCGACGGCGTCGTCCCGGTCGACCCGTTCGGTTGGATTCCGCCGGCGCTGATCGCGCCGGTGAAGGCAATCTCGACTGCGCTGATGGCGAGTTACACCGGCGTGCTGATCTCGGCGACGGCGATTCCGGTGTGGTATCGCGGCCGGCGCCACATCCCGGCGATCTTCGTGCTCTCCGGCGTCGCGGCCGGCGCTGCGCTGCAGAACGTGCTGCTCGCGCTCACCGGGCCGCCGACGGCGACGTCACGTAAACTGGAGATCGTCGAGACCGTCGCCGCGCTCGCCGAAGCCGCGCTGCTGCTGCACTACGAACGCGCCGCCGGCGAAGCCGGCAACGCGCTCTTCGCCGGTCCGCGCGGCAGCAAACTCAAGACGTGGACGCTCGGCGTCGGCACCGCGCTCCCGCTGCTGCTGTCGCTGCCGAGCCTGGTGCGGCCCGGTGCGCACAACAAACCGCACCGCGTGCGCACCCTGCTCACTGCCGCCTGCGCGCTCGCCGGCGGCTACGTCCTGCGCGAAGCAATGGTCTACGCCGGCCGCGATTCCGCCGACGATCCCCGCGCGTACCTGCGCCACCCGGAATAAGTCACGGAGAGCCCTAGTCCCGCTGAGCCTGTCGAAGCGCAGCCGGTCCTCGTGCACGAATGCGATACCCTGGTGCACGCTCGCGGCGACGCTTCGACTGGCTCAGCGTGACGACGGTCAGACCGTCGCGCCGACGCGGGCGGTCGACGTCGTCTTGACCGGCGCGACCGGTTTCTTCGTGATGAACGGCAGCACGATCGCGAAGAGCAGCATGACGGCCATCGGGATCAGCGAACCGGAGTACGACCCGGTGGCGTCTTTCACGCTCCCGGCGATGAACGGGCCGACGAGCCCGCCGACGCCCCATGCGGTGAGGATCACGCCGTAGTTCTGACCGAGGTACTTCGTTCCGAAGAAGTCCGCGTTGAACGACGGCATCGTTCCGAACCCGCCGCCGTAGCAAGCCAGGATGATCGCGAACGAGATCAGCACGAGTGGGATCGTGTGAAAGTTCGGCAAGAGGAAGAACACGACGACCTGGCAGGCGTAGATCAGCGCGTAGGCCATGTTGCGGCCGAGCCGGTCTGAGACGGCGCCCCAGAAAAAGCGACCGAGTGCGTTGAAGATCGCGACGAACGCATATGCCGAAATCGCGGCACCGGCGAGCGCTTTGATCTGTGCCGGATCGGTGACGCCCTTCGAGATCAGTTCGCGGATGATCGGGACGGCGTTCGAGACGACGAGAATGCCGGCCGTGACGTTCAGGAAGAGCATCAGCCACAGAAGCCACATCGCCGGCGTGCGAATCGCCTGCGCGGGCGTGAAGGAGTGCGCGTCGGACGACGTCGCCGCCGCGGTGGCGCTTGCCACGGTGTAACCCGCGGGCGGATTGCGGAGCAGGGTCGCGCAGAGTCCGCCGACGACCGCGTACACGATCCCGCTGACGAGGAACACGGTGGTGATCGCGCCGACTTGGTCGGGGGTGAGCGGGACCGGCGGCACAGCCGGCGCGGCGGTTGCTGCGGCGGTCCCCGCGGCGGCCGCCGCGGCAGCGGTCTTGGCGTCCATGTACGTCGCCGCCGCCTTGGACGCGTCGGCGAAGCTCCCGATCGCCTTCAAAATGAACCCGTAGAAGAGCGCGCCCAGACCGAAGCCCATCACGACCATGCCGCTGGCGAGCCCGCGCTTGTCGGGAAACCACTTGGTGACGGTCGCCACCGGGGTGATGTAGCCCATCCCCAGGCCGAATCCGCCGATCACGCCGTAGGTCAAGTCCCACCACCAGATTTGGTGCGGGCCGATGGCGGCGAGAATGTTGCCGACGCCCCACAGGACGGCCCCGGCGATCGTGACGTTGCGCGGCCCGGACCGGTCCTGCCATCGTCCGCCGACGAGCGCGCCGATGCCCAGCGAGAAGATCGCGATGCCGAAGATCAGGCTGGTCGATTTTGCGTCCCACCCGAATGCCGCGCGAAGCGGCGTCGTGAAGTTGCTCCAGGCATAGGTGGTGCCGAGCATGATCATCACGATCACCCCTGCGAAAGCGATCGCCCAGCGATTTCCCGTCGGCGCCGCTGCACTGCTCGTCATGCGGAAGTTCCTTTCTGGGATGCGTCCATCACAAGAACGCCGGTTTCGCCGTCATTACGGTCGCATCGCTCGGCTCCTTTTCCCCGTTTCCGGGGCCCCGCCGGGACTCGTGCGGATTGGACGCCCGGCAATCCAGAACGGCGCCGGCGTCGTCTGATTAGCCGGCGCGGCTGCACCGCGCCGGTTCGTCCCCTTTTCGAACAAGGAGTCCCGATGCGTTCGTTCCGTTCTGCCGCGCTCGTTGCGCTGGCCGCTGCCGTCACCCTGGGTTCGGCCCCCGCACTGGCCGCCGACTCGATGGGC is a genomic window containing:
- a CDS encoding 4Fe-4S dicluster domain-containing protein; the protein is MDIDLTQPKMGFFTDVTLCIGCKACEVACKQWNQLPSDGYALSGNSYDNTNRLSSTTWRHVAFVEQMDRETPAASRWMMMSDVCKHCTNAGCFEACPTGAIVRNEFDDVYVQPDICNGCGYCVPSCPFGVVAVQPKAGVAQKCTLCYDRQKDGLEPACAKSCPTDSITFGPVDELRAKAQARVEALRERGTEVRLYGVDGEETKDVGPLNAFFLIPDRPEVFNLPPKPVLPSRFQPAAYTAGLAAALAMALVGAAVFRPSRERA
- the nrfD gene encoding NrfD/PsrC family molybdoenzyme membrane anchor subunit; its protein translation is METTAGSGQPHGVAFGASGNFSPDAVAASLARGDGGFGRAQETYYDHPILRKAHWRWEIVGYFFVGGASAGSAALASFASQSDDPGDRRLVRNARYTALIGSALSGALLVKDLGRPERFLNMLRIVKLKSPMSVGVYALSSFSTVAGIEAVRQARADGVVPVDPFGWIPPALIAPVKAISTALMASYTGVLISATAIPVWYRGRRHIPAIFVLSGVAAGAALQNVLLALTGPPTATSRKLEIVETVAALAEAALLLHYERAAGEAGNALFAGPRGSKLKTWTLGVGTALPLLLSLPSLVRPGAHNKPHRVRTLLTAACALAGGYVLREAMVYAGRDSADDPRAYLRHPE
- a CDS encoding OFA family MFS transporter, whose protein sequence is MTSSAAAPTGNRWAIAFAGVIVMIMLGTTYAWSNFTTPLRAAFGWDAKSTSLIFGIAIFSLGIGALVGGRWQDRSGPRNVTIAGAVLWGVGNILAAIGPHQIWWWDLTYGVIGGFGLGMGYITPVATVTKWFPDKRGLASGMVVMGFGLGALFYGFILKAIGSFADASKAAATYMDAKTAAAAAAAGTAAATAAPAVPPVPLTPDQVGAITTVFLVSGIVYAVVGGLCATLLRNPPAGYTVASATAAATSSDAHSFTPAQAIRTPAMWLLWLMLFLNVTAGILVVSNAVPIIRELISKGVTDPAQIKALAGAAISAYAFVAIFNALGRFFWGAVSDRLGRNMAYALIYACQVVVFFLLPNFHTIPLVLISFAIILACYGGGFGTMPSFNADFFGTKYLGQNYGVILTAWGVGGLVGPFIAGSVKDATGSYSGSLIPMAVMLLFAIVLPFITKKPVAPVKTTSTARVGATV